AGTTCATTAAGGTTGGATAATGCTTGAAAATAGTACTAAGCTAGTCTCTATCTGTCTAATTGCGTTTATAAACTATTAGAATTTGGAAGAGCAAGCCGATATCAACATCTCCGTGGATTGTCATGCAACTAATTGCatttagcagtaatctttgaactTTGTCAAACCATATCATCGGAAGTGGTAGTATTGACTGTAACTACAAATATTAGCAATTAAGGACACAATCTAAACTTTTTCTAATAATTAAGGACTCTATGTAAATAAATTTGCATATTATGTACGAAACAGTTGAGCTTTTAAAATTGATTTGTCATTGGCTGTAAGAGAAGTTTGCtacaagtttttgaaggaataAACGATTTATGTGATTGAGCTTTCATATGGAAAGATCACCTTTGATCAAGATGTGTGACTCTTAAAAAAGAGGCATTGGTTCATAATGAAGAGATACATCGCTTTAATATGTGAACCAGATACAATAAATATACGAAGAGATACATGCCTTGAATAAATGGTTAAACCTCTCGTAAAGGTTACAACCATTTAGCAAGGGTTAAACCTATTGAATGGTAGCCTTTAGTTGCCTATAAATAGGGTTGCTGTCAACTCCATTTCATTTATTCCAATTCAATTTCACTTGCCTAAGAGAGAGTGAGAATAAATCTTCTTGTGTGATCCCCAGTCTAATTACAACAACTATCACTAGAGATTCTAATTCTTTTAGTTTTAAGATTCGTCTTTAATGTTACGTAAAACTTAGTGCTACTAATTGTATGTACCattgaaaaaaatatgcaacTTTTGAGTTAAAATTTTTCCAGAAGCCTATTTGTCAAACTCCCTAAGTTTtatgggaagtttttttttaattttttattagtaCTGTGTGGttttataatttgatttttatatattatttttctgcAGGCAGCACATACAGGTTGGTCTGATATGTCAATGAAGATTCTAGAACAGGTATGATATACATGTCTACTAGATAGATCAAAGTGCCCTATATGTAATTACTCCCATCTTTATTGAGGATGATAatcttgatatatatatatatatatatatatttgaagtaGTATATCTGGTTTCAGTTCTTACTCTCTTGTTTTGTCAGCCTTTTTACATAGGATTCCTTAAAGTTCATACTCTCTTAGATCTGGTTTCCTATATTTCTCCTCATCAACATTATGTTTAGATTCTTAACTAATTGCTAAGATTTTTCATATATATCgagtgtttttatttatttatttatttattttgtttttatttttattttttatttttaagttttctttCACCTTGTATTATTGTATGTACTGCTTAACCTACCATGGCCTCTCTGTTGGTGATAAAATGTATATTTTCGTGCAGATCAGAtatggatcaggatcctctcctgagcaaatggagaggatcctcctgacagGTTCCATCGGACCGTTCAAAAGTTATcaaacggctataattattataacttttagtggaacctcctgtttgtagccgttggataaatttTGAACGGCCCGATGGGcccggtcaggaggatcctctccatttgcccaggagaggatcctgatccatcAGATATGTCTCACAAAATGGCTTGAATATATACTAGGGCCCAAGGAATGTGGGACCCAGGTACACtgaattttaaattatttatcaAATTTAAGCCAGAGTACAAAACTTAATTTAGTTTCAAAGATTGAATTGGAAGGAATAGTTGAAAATCAAGAGTATGCAACGGATGATCAAAATACTAAACTATGAATAATACTTTATTAATTGAAACGAAGAGAATGTTACAAACTTGCCTAAACGTCTCATAATCCGTAAGATGAGAAGGATTGCCATTGACCCCAAGCCAGAGTAAGAGGCCGACAACTGGGGATTGTAGAGTTTAGGGTTTCTGGTTTGAGGAGAAAGGgttgggaagagagaaaattagGTGTGTTGACACTTGACAATctctaatttaattaattttccaaCATGAATAAACCACTATTTTCAATGTCGAAGATGAATAGCTCGTTGAGAAAATGTATTCTAATCCCTTGAAAAATGATAGAATAAAAAAGGGAGGTGTTTTCTTCATTTCTAATCCCCTCAAAATGAAAGATTATTCAACTATGCCTTCATAATACCTTGATTACACGGTTATATATCCAATACTAGTGGAGCTAAGGTGATGCAGTAATTTATAAGGGTAATGCTTTGTTGCAATATATTTCAAAAAGCCTTATTAGATGGTCAATTTGGATCACACATTCAAATGAAAATATTTAGTTAGTGTCTAGGTTAACATTAACAGTGTGATAAAAAAGAAGTTTATATAGGTGTATAGAGAATCGAGTAATTACCTGACAACTCTTTTAAAAGTGTTTTACAATTCTCTGCCTATTATGGGTCGTATCTAAACTATAACATGAGACGCATATTAAATGATAAATGCTATATCTGCCATCAAGGTGCGGTTGAAAGGGAAAACCTGAAACCAACCGGAAGTCGTTAGTTCGTGATATGTTtcttatatgttatatatatttttaaccgCAAAGTAATGGATGCTTGGACAGTCGGTGGTGGCCAGATTAGTACGACCAGTGTCTTGTTTTCTTCTGCTAGGAAGCAGGTTATCTGCTTATTCTttttggtctttttttttttccttttagttGCAAAAGTTTATCTATTCGGTTTTTACTCAAATTTATTAGTTTATTTATAATGCTCATACAATCTGACGGAATTGTTCTCTTTGTTTGTTTGGGAAAAATTATGAAAAGGTTGAAAATCCTAGGTCAGAGGAAAATCTACTCGACGGCTCCAAGTGTGGCCACTCTTTGTTTAAGTAAGTTGCAACATCAAATCAATTGATTAGATCATCATGCACAACATGTTCTCGTTCTTTAGAGAAGACATGCTCAATTTTTAATAGTGTTTAGCGACACCAACTTTTAAGAAGTCTACTGTTTTTGTCTCGCCTTTAACGGACAAGTACCAAAtcactttatgaaattaaaagaTACTTACTGGTTTAGTTAGTATTTCATTTGTTTTCTATTCGGACCTATTTTAAAACTTATTTAGAcataatatataagaaattcaaCACCGTAAAAAATTAGTGTCTCTagtatcattattttctaaagatATTAACCATGTTTTAATCTAACTGAggtttaacaaaaaattatagtaCTTATCGGCCGTCACACTTTCATTAATCAAGAAATTAAAACTTGGCAAGAGGTGTTTAAGTGTGATGTAAGACAAGCATTGAGAGTAATCCAAAAGGGATCAAAGAAAAACTTGGGAAAGGAATGATTTTATTCATTTAAACTCTAGgaaaaaatacaaagaaaaaataGATGACTTCCATGTCTAGTGCCTGGCAAAAGGGCATGGACACAACTACTAGTGTAGACTCCAAAACTTGGAAAAGGAAACCGCCATAACGTTTTGATCGACGAAAGGGAACCATAAAAAACAAGAGTAACGCGGTGTTGAGTCAACCTCTTTTCTCATTGTCTCCAAAACCCACGTAATTATTTGTTATCAAGTCTATCAAGCTCTTTTTaatctcttctcccttcttcctttcctctcctctctctctctctctctctcactctataTGTCTTTGAATTTCTAAGCATGGACTTGGACCCACCATTTTACAAGGCCTACAAGACCCTTTTCGACAAAACCGTCGACAAagccaacaacatcaacaacaacaacaaggaggagGTGTTACAACAGTTTGTTATGGTGGAGGAATGTGAGCTGCCACTGATCAATCTGGGGCGGCTGGAGCTAGGAGAAAAAGAGAGGGAGGAGTGCATGACGGAGATAGCTAGGGCATCGCAAGAGTGGGGTTTCTTTCAGGTAGTGAATCATGGGATTTCAGGAGAGCTTCTTCAGAAGATGAAGAATGAGCAAGAGATGGTGTTCAAGCAATCTTTTGATAAGAAGAGGCAAGAGGACAAGTGCTTGAACTTTTTATCGGGAACTTACCGTTGGGGAACTCCTTCTGCCACATGCCTACGGCAGTTAGCATGGTCTGAAGCTTTTCACATTCCACTCAATGATACTTCTGCTACATCAGCTTCTGGTCTCAATTATACACTCAGGTAAAGATTTACAAACTTAGAGGTTAATGATAAACAGTACCGTACGAAGGTTAAATGATACACTCAGGTACTATTGAATTTGAGAGTAATCCTAATTGTATATCTTTGGAACATCAATAGTGCCGTAACAATCCACTAAAACCATAGGTATCATCAATCAAATAAACAAGTGATATTCTTACAGTTAATAAATTATGTACTATACCCTATTAGATTTCActagttaatttttttatcaactgAGTTTGAGAATTAACAGATAAAATCATTGAACATGTgacattttttaatataaagatGAATGTATCACAGGAGCAATAGTTAGTAGTTTCAGTTTGATCAATTCGTTGAATTTCATTTCTGTATTTTGACATCTCTATACGGCATGACCTCCATCCTACTATTGCCTTTTTATGATATTTTTGCGTGTTATCATTGTTAAATTATATAATAGCAGTGTCACACACAAGTCTAAAGGTCTCTTGAACCTGGCCAAATGCATACAAAGTTTTGATAAAGTTTTGcacaaaaaatttatatatcGAAGGAAGTTGAAGTTCcaatcataaaactaattggcaatggGAAAAGTGACCCTCTGATCATAAGCTCTATCTTTATAATTTACATTAATTTGACCAAAAAACACTTTCTaatgtacatatatattcttAACATCCTCACCTCACGTATATATGGTCCTGTAGTTTTCTTGCGTTTGATTTTTGCGTACTCATGAATCCCATGGAAATTGGAAAAGTTGATGAAGCCGACTGCTAAGTAGCTATGAGTCAGCTTCTGCATCACATGCAGTGGTTTAGGAACCACAAACTCAGTTTCAGAGATCTTGTGATTCAGTACTTCTTCCAAATTTCCAGCAacattatatatacacacacgtacATATACAGTGTGCAATGTACTCGTTTGTTCTAGATCGATCTATCAATTCTACACAGAACAGTACAGGACGTAGACATATCTTCATCATAGACTGCCAGAATTGCTTCCCTGTCATGGACAAATTACAGATATATATAGCTTTGCTGTCATAGTTTTCTACCTTACCTTTACTTGTGGTTGTAGAATTATTTATTAAGGCAAATTAaactaattataattatttactCCTACAGTTTTTATACTCTCAAATTAACCTGAGAGGTGAAACCCCTGTACGTAGTGCATGCATGGCCCCTCTCTCGTATAATATATACCTTCTCAGTCCTTTCCCAATTATTTATCATAATAAAGTGTATATGCTACATGGCACTAACTAAGTGAATTTCTTCAATTATATTGGTATGTATCCAGCTCAACAATAGAACAATTTGCTACAACAATTTCAAGTTTGGCAGTGAAATTGGCTGAAATTTTGGCTgagaaattaggtcacaaatcaacatttttccaagaaaattgttttcccaGCACTTGCTATCTTCGAATGAATCGTTATCCACCGTGCCCCATCCCTTCTGAGGTGTTTGGATTGATGCCACACACTGATAGTGATTTCCTCACAATATTGCATCAAGACCAGGTTGGCGGATTGCAGTTGATCAAAGACGATGAATGGATCGCAGTTAAACCTAATCCAGAGGCTCTAGTCATCAACGTTGGAGATCTATTTCAGGTCAATTTTCAATCTTTTGTTCACATCATTATGTTTTATCAAACATTTATACTGGATCATATTTGCTTACACAAATAGGGCACATTTAGAAATACTTTTGTAGGAAGTACTTTTGTTCATAAGTGCTTCTACTATAAGCGATTTTGTAAAAAGTGCTTCTATAATCCATAAGTGCTTTAGGTCTTTTTAGGAGAAAAAAATCAAAGTGTTTATGGGTTAAAAATAGAACAGTCACTTCTTCCAAAAAACTGTTACGTACTGCTTCTACTTCTTCCagtacttcaagtgttttttcagattgcactcttgtatttttattaaaaatttggtAACTTCTTATATAAATGCAtttattaaaatctaaaaacGAAGTTTAGATGACAAAAGAAGATCCTTTTTCTTATGTATATAATTAATACAAGTTACTtgtgttattttttattagttttattattttctccTTTGCCTAGGCATGGAGCAACAATGTGTACAAGAGCGTTCAACATCGAGTTGTCACGAACTTACAAGTGGAACGATTCTCAACTGCATATTTCTTATGTCCTTCATATGACACCGTGATACAGAGTTGCAGGGAGCCTTCTGTCTATAGAAAATTCAGCTTTGGGGAGTATAGGCGGCAAGTCCAAGAGGATGTTCAAAAACTGGGTTCGAAAATAGGTCTTCCTAGATTTGTCGTATAATTTGTAATTAATTAAACCACCACAGATGAATTTTGCTAGTAAATTATTAGGCTATATATCTCGATATGTGGGGGAGAACggatataattaaaaaaatgttatgTATAATTAAGCTTAgcttcatattttttttgttttttgtttttttaagctTAGTTTTATATTAGAAATGGAATTAAGGTTGTATAGCAGTTCAGTATAGTTAAGGGTTGTCTTTGCTGCAAATAATTAAGGGTATATTTGATATTCAGcttgaatccaaaattattggttGATTAGTTTGGATCGATCATTGTAAGTTGTGATAATGAGAATGTAAGGATCAATCAATGTTGGTTGTTGTTTTACTTCtttattctgtttttttttaggcaacaaaaacttcataagTAAAAGTGCGTTCATAAGTCTATGAATTAGTTTGTAAGTGCttttaaattattgaaaaagcTTTTGGACAAAATATTTTTGTGTTCCAAATTGCAAGAAGCGTCATGTGTTTCTTGTATAAAGTACTTCAAGTTTCAGGTTTCATTTGCAATTTTATTAAAGATTGATCACAAAAACATTTTTAGCAATTTTAAATGTACTTCCAAACAAGCGCTTAATTACACTCAAACTCCAAGTGCTCTTTACAGATGGTACGCACACTCCAACTTCTAGAAAACTTCTAAAACTTTATACTTCAAAAATATCTTACAATATTCTGGcgaaaaatatatatgttagAATAAATTAGTGCAAAAGAGTTTAGTTTACTGCAGTTAAGCCGTTTGAATGTTATCACTGCAAACTACATACTTTGGAGCTGGGAAAAAAAATGATTCTGTTTAAAAAACCCTACCTATCCTTCTCGTGTTTTGGCCGGATCTTTGCCGCATAGCAGCTGATTCCGGTCCGACGTCTGTTTATCCTTCTCGTCTTGAAGAGTTCTTCCTTATTTTGGTTTCTATTTCTCTCAAATCCCAACTATCTTAACGGTGCTCACACTTTGGATTGACGACTGGATCTAACTTTTTGGGTGAGATGGTGGTTGGGCTCGACATGGCACCCGTGACGCCACAGGATAAGCTTTGCTCATCTATGAGTATCATGAGCATTACAACTTCTGAGCTTTAGTTTGCAAAACCTCAGtttgaatttgttgaattttttgtaTATGTTCTACTATAATGTTGAATCTGTATTGGTGGCGGAATCAACGGTCTTTTATGCATCGTTTTGTTCGTAATTATTTTCATATCATTCAACTTTGGGTTATTGTTCGTACAAATATGATTTTGAGATTGATCACCAGTTACTTGGTTCTAGTTGgaaacacttcaagtgttttgaaactcaaaaatattttttctaaaaacaatTTTAGCAACTTTAAAAGCATTTCTAAGGGTTGGTTTGATATTGCTatgctttgaagaaaaaaaactgtttctgttgtgctgagaataagctcatttttgctgcttcacgttttcaacttttctttcatccaaaactgtgaaaataagctgtttttaagtgtgtttACCAAGCACCTTTTTAAGCTAAgctttttttatacccattttttataaaattacatCAATACCAAATCAGTACTAAATAAACTCTGCATGATTCTATGTTATATTGCTTATACATTGTAATAACCAAAGTACCCTCTTACCCAAAGTGGTGGTCAAACCAAGCCAACTCTTACACAGCGACACGCCGTTTCAAATATGAGTGTTCTGCTAATCCGACGGCTGATATTTTTGGAAATCCAGATCTGTtgacttattttattttggcctaatcggataaatggtccccgtgaTCATAAGGTATTGAGAAGATAGCcttatggtaaaaaaattcggatttaaaccccgtGGTCGAAGTatattaggatttatgcccttccGTTCCGTTCCGTTAACCCCTcgtctcactctctctctctgccctcCCCCAATGGATGCTACTCCATCTCCGTCGACTACCTCCATCGGAATCGCTCTCAGACctgctcctcctcctctctctatCCCTATCCCTATCCCTATCCCTATCTCTTTCTCTATACCTCTCTCTGCTCCTACTTCTCCGCCTCGAATGCCTCTCTCTGCTCATGCTCTGCTTCCTCGAATGCTTATTCTCTCTCTCCGAAACCCCAGCCGGTTGCCTATTCTCTCTTTCCTCCGCTCATT
This genomic interval from Malus domestica chromosome 05, GDT2T_hap1 contains the following:
- the LOC103419614 gene encoding gibberellin 2-beta-dioxygenase 8 isoform X1; amino-acid sequence: MQHSCHLINQQFKCSIQAAHTGWSDMSMKILEQVENPRSEENLLDGSKCGHSLFNMDLDPPFYKAYKTLFDKTVDKANNINNNNKEEVLQQFVMVEECELPLINLGRLELGEKEREECMTEIARASQEWGFFQVVNHGISGELLQKMKNEQEMVFKQSFDKKRQEDKCLNFLSGTYRWGTPSATCLRQLAWSEAFHIPLNDTSATSASGLNYTLSSTIEQFATTISSLAVKLAEILAEKLGHKSTFFQENCFPSTCYLRMNRYPPCPIPSEVFGLMPHTDSDFLTILHQDQVGGLQLIKDDEWIAVKPNPEALVINVGDLFQAWSNNVYKSVQHRVVTNLQVERFSTAYFLCPSYDTVIQSCREPSVYRKFSFGEYRRQVQEDVQKLGSKIGLPRFVV
- the LOC103419614 gene encoding gibberellin 2-beta-dioxygenase 8 isoform X3, which encodes MSMKILEQVENPRSEENLLDGSKCGHSLFNMDLDPPFYKAYKTLFDKTVDKANNINNNNKEEVLQQFVMVEECELPLINLGRLELGEKEREECMTEIARASQEWGFFQVVNHGISGELLQKMKNEQEMVFKQSFDKKRQEDKCLNFLSGTYRWGTPSATCLRQLAWSEAFHIPLNDTSATSASGLNYTLSSTIEQFATTISSLAVKLAEILAEKLGHKSTFFQENCFPSTCYLRMNRYPPCPIPSEVFGLMPHTDSDFLTILHQDQVGGLQLIKDDEWIAVKPNPEALVINVGDLFQAWSNNVYKSVQHRVVTNLQVERFSTAYFLCPSYDTVIQSCREPSVYRKFSFGEYRRQVQEDVQKLGSKIGLPRFVV
- the LOC103419614 gene encoding gibberellin 2-beta-dioxygenase 8 isoform X2, which codes for MWDPVGGGQISTTSVLFSSARKQVENPRSEENLLDGSKCGHSLFNMDLDPPFYKAYKTLFDKTVDKANNINNNNKEEVLQQFVMVEECELPLINLGRLELGEKEREECMTEIARASQEWGFFQVVNHGISGELLQKMKNEQEMVFKQSFDKKRQEDKCLNFLSGTYRWGTPSATCLRQLAWSEAFHIPLNDTSATSASGLNYTLSSTIEQFATTISSLAVKLAEILAEKLGHKSTFFQENCFPSTCYLRMNRYPPCPIPSEVFGLMPHTDSDFLTILHQDQVGGLQLIKDDEWIAVKPNPEALVINVGDLFQAWSNNVYKSVQHRVVTNLQVERFSTAYFLCPSYDTVIQSCREPSVYRKFSFGEYRRQVQEDVQKLGSKIGLPRFVV
- the LOC103419614 gene encoding gibberellin 2-beta-dioxygenase 8 isoform X4 codes for the protein MDLDPPFYKAYKTLFDKTVDKANNINNNNKEEVLQQFVMVEECELPLINLGRLELGEKEREECMTEIARASQEWGFFQVVNHGISGELLQKMKNEQEMVFKQSFDKKRQEDKCLNFLSGTYRWGTPSATCLRQLAWSEAFHIPLNDTSATSASGLNYTLSSTIEQFATTISSLAVKLAEILAEKLGHKSTFFQENCFPSTCYLRMNRYPPCPIPSEVFGLMPHTDSDFLTILHQDQVGGLQLIKDDEWIAVKPNPEALVINVGDLFQAWSNNVYKSVQHRVVTNLQVERFSTAYFLCPSYDTVIQSCREPSVYRKFSFGEYRRQVQEDVQKLGSKIGLPRFVV